Proteins encoded together in one Penicillium digitatum chromosome 1, complete sequence window:
- a CDS encoding Mitochondrial translation initiation factor IF-2, putative: protein MAPKKKGNKRQEEDWEADLGESAPAAAPADEQPQEDANDEAAPVGGLMAALRKNKAKKAKKGKTNDFVEGENAEGANTDPLASKQPEEGNFDDDDVFAGKKTKPIKAVVKPAAEEQPEGEFRVKSKKEKEREKKEKEKQRKKEQAATKKKLTPAQEKAEAKKTATAEVKKDEAAAAAAPAPETGKKKKLPPHLAALQKQQELLRKQREEEERIAAEEQAAAARQKLLDEEEEKKRAEARERKKEKEREKKEQLRKEGKLLTKAQREAKERNELRMKQMLAAGGKVAGLQEGGDKKARPVYENKKKRAGKKQEEDLEAAAARAQAQREAEDRKKEAEEKAKAEAAAAAAAPAEEDAIEDWEQAADEDVKDSWDAESDEEEKPAEEKPTEEAPAEKAEKEEESGSESDSDESSDEDSSDEEQSANQRAILARKAEAAERRKLKHEEALAARSKDNLRSPICCILGHVDTGKTKLLDKIRQTNVQEGEAGGITQQIGATYFPVDALRTKTQVVNKDGKFEFKVPGLLIIDTPGHESFSNLRSRGSSLCNIAILVVDIMHGLEPQTLESMRLLRDRRTPFIVALNKIDRLYGWKKIDNNGFEDSLAMQSKGVQNEFRTRLEATKLAFAEQGFNSELFFENKSLSRNVSLVPTSAHTGEGVPDMLKLLTSLSQERMTNSLMYLSEVECTVLEVKVIEGLGTTIDVILSNGILREGDRIVMCGLNGPITTNIRALLTPAPLKELRLKSQYVHNKEVKAALGVKIAANDLEHAIAGSRMLVVGPDDDEEDLEEEVMTDLENLLSRVSTDQRGVTVQASTLGSLEALLEFLKVSKIPVANISIGPVYKRDVMMAGTMLEKNKEFAVMLCFDVKVDKDAMAYANEIGVKIFTADIIYHLFDSFTEHMVQITEQRKEEAKLLAIFPCVIKPIAVFNKTDPIVIGIDVIEGSLRLHTPLAAVRTNAAGVREIVDIGRVTSIERDHKAVPVCKRGQPSVAVKVEGPNQPMYGRHLEEKDQLISHISRASIDTLKEFYRSEVSMEEWALVKKLKPVFDIP from the exons ATGGCACCTAAGAAGAAGGGAAACAAGAGACAGGAGGAGGACTGGGAGGCCGATCTCGGCGAGTCTGCCCCCGCCGCTGCTCCCGCCGATGAGCAGCCCCAAGAAGATGCTAACGATGAGGCTGCACCGGTCGGTGGCCTTATGGCTGCTTTGAGAAAAaacaaggccaagaaggctAAGAAGGGCAAGACCAACGATTttgtcgagggtgagaaCGCCGAGGGTGCCAACACCGACCCTTTGGCTAGCAAGCAGCCCGAAGAGGGTAActtcgatgatgatgatgttttCGCTGGGAAGAAGACCAAGCCCATCAAGGCAGTGGTTAAGCCTGCGGCAGAAGAGCAGCCCGAGGGCGAGTTCCGAGTAAAGAgtaagaaggagaaggagcgtgagaagaaggagaaggagaagcagCGTAAGAAGGAGCAG GCCGccacgaagaagaagctcaCCCCTGCTCAGGAAAAGGCCGAAGCCAAGAAGACCGCCACCGCTGAGGTCAAGAAGGATGaagccgccgccgccgccgcacCCGCCCCAGAgactggcaagaagaagaagcttcCTCCCCACCTAGCAGCTCTTCAGAAGCAACAGGAACTTCTTCGAAAGCAAcgtgaggaggaggagcgcATTGCAGCGGAAGAACAAGCTGCCGCGGCCAGGCAGAAGCTTctcgatgaagaggaagagaagaagcgtGCGGAAGCCCGTGAACgcaagaaggagaaagagcgcgagaagaaggagcAGCTGCGCAAGGAAGGCAAGCTGCTTACCAAGGCTCAACGAGAGGCCAAGGAGCGTAATGAATTGCGTATGAAGCAGATGCTTGCCGCCGGTGGCAAGGTTGCTGGCTTGCAGGAGGGCGGTGACAAGAAGGCGCGCCCTGTATATGAGaataagaagaagagagcTGGCAAGAAGCAGGAAGAGGACCTTGAAGCCGCCGCCGCTCGAGCCCAGGCTCAGCGCGAAGCTGAAGATCGAAAGAAGGAGGCCGAGGAGAAAGCCAAGGCTGAGGCCGCCGCCGCTGCTGCCGCTCCTGCGGAAGAGGACGCCATCGAAGACTGGGAGCaggctgccgatgaagatgtCAAGGACAGCTGGGATGCGGaatcagatgaagaagagaagcCCGCCGAGGAGAAGCCCACTGAGGAGGCACCCGCCGAAAAGGCCGAAAAGGAGGAAGAATCTGGCTCCGAATCTGACTCCGACGAATCATCAGATGAAGATTCATCTGACGAAGAACAATCCGCCAACCAAAGGGCCATTCTGGCGAGAAAGGCCGAGGCTGCGGAGCGGAGAAAGCTTAAACATGAGGAGGCTCTGGCTGCTCGTTCAAAGGACAATCTCCGCTCCCCTATTTGCTGTATTCTTGGTCACGTCGATACTGGTAAGACCAAGCTGCTTGACAAGATCCGACAAACCAACGTGCAGGAGGGCGAAGCCGGTGGAATTACCCAGCAGATCGGTGCTACTTACTTCCCTGTCGATGCTCTGCGCACAAAGACCCAAGTTGTCAACAAGGATGGCAAGTTCGAGTTCAAGGTCCCCGGTCTGTTGATCATCGATACCCCCGGTCACGAGTCTTTCTCCAACTTGCGATCAAGAGGTTCCTCCCTTTGCAACATTGCTATCCTTGTTGTCGATATCATGCACGGTCTCGAGCCCCAAACCCTCGAGTCTATGCGTTTGCTGCGTGACCGCAGGACTCCTTTCATTGTCGCATTGAACAAGATCGATCGTCTCTACGGCTGGAAGAAGATTGACAACAACGGCTTTGAAGATAGTTTGGCTATGCAGAGCAAGGGTGTTCAAAACGAGTTCCGCACTCGTCTTGAGGCCACCAAGCTTGCTTTTGCCGAGCAAGGTTTCAACTCCGAGCTGTTCTTCGAGAACAAGTCTCTGTCTCGCAACGTCTCTCTCGTTCCCACTTCCGCCCACACCGGAGAGGGTGTTCCTGATATGCTGAAGCTCCTGACTAGCCTGAGTCAAGAGCGTATGACCAACTCGCTTATGTACTTGTCCGAGGTCGAGTGTACAGTTTTGGAGGTCAAGGTCATTGAGGGTCTCGGTACCACCATTGACGTCATTCTGTCCAACGGTATTCTTCGCGAGGGTGATCGTATCGTAATGTGCGGTCTTAACGGACCTATCACAACCAATATCCGTGCTCTTCTTACACCAGCACCGCTTAAGGAGCTGCGTCTGAAGTCCCAGTACGTTCACAACAAAGAGGTCAAGGCTGCCCTTGGTGTGAAGATTGCTGCCAACGACTTGGAGCACGCCATTGCTGGTTCTCGCATGCTTGTCGTCGGTCctgacgatgatgaggaggatcTTGAGGAGGAGGTCATGACCGATCTGGAGAACCTGCTGAGCCGTGTCTCAACTGATCAGCGTGGTGTCACTGTCCAAGCCTCCACTCTGGGCTCGCTTGAGGCTCTCCTGGAGTTCCTCAAGGTCTCCAAGATTCCTGTTGCCAATATCTCCATCGGTCCCGTTTACAAGCGTGACGTCATGATGGCCGGCACCATGCTTGAGAAAAATAAGGAGTTTGCTGTCATGCTGTGCTTCGATGTCAAGGTCGACAAGGATGCAATGGCTTATGCCAACGAAATCGGCGTCAAAATCTTCACCGCCGACATCATTTACCACTTGTTCGATAGCTTCACTGAGCACATGGTTCAGATCACAGAGCAGCGCAAGGAGGAGGCTAAGCTTCTTGCTATCTTCCCCTGTGTCATCAAGCCCATTGCTGTCTTCAACAAGACCGACCCCATTGTCATCGGTATTGATGTCATTGAAGGAAGCCTGCGTCTCCACACTCCTCTCGCTGCTGTCAGGACCAATGCCGCTGGTGTAAGGGAGATTGTCGATATTGGTAGAGT CACATCCATCGAGCGCGATCACAAGGCCGTTCCGGTCTGTAAGCGAGGCCAGCCCTCCGTTGCTGTTAAGGTCGAGGGACCCAACCAGCCCATGTACGGTCGTCACCTCGAAGAGAAGGACCAGCTTATCTCGCACATCTCGCGTGCTAGTATCGACACCCTCAAGGAATTTTACCGGTCCGAGGTCTCCATGGAAGAATGGGCTCTAGTCAAGAAGCTCAAGCCCGTCTTCGACATTCCTTGA
- a CDS encoding Rhodanese-like: MPSTIPSKIQRSAGVLSSAAIRIPARSAASSASGLHRTISAPTRGLVTSHQNRVLPSRLAPSCSLQTKSSANPKRAPPVQTRWNSDDASPVKLREWGFEDINAALPTSTPDSPSHKPIILIDVREPAELKGSGIIPSAVCIPLASQGDALYLTPDEFETRFGFAKPDPAEGEGEPAQMVFYCKAGVRAKAAAQMAVQAGYDPANIGVYMGSWLDWERNGGRVESCLWGRRIYGSSGLFPYPAANF; the protein is encoded by the exons ATGCCTTCGACAATACCATCAAAGATCCAGCGATCTGCTGGCGTGCTATCCTCAGCCGCAATCAGAATCCCAGCGCGCAGTGCAGCATCATCAGCCTCGGGCTTGCACCGAACTATCTCCGCACCGACAAGAGGACTGGTCACATCTCATCAGAACCGTGTCCTCCCCAGCCGTCTGGCACCATCATGCAGCCTCCAAACCAAGTCAAGTGCAAACCCCAAGCGTGCGCCTCCAGTGCAGACACGGTGGAATAGCGATGATGCCAGCCCGGTCAAACTCCGGGAATGGGGCTTCGAAGAT ATCAACGCCGCCCTCCCAACCTCAACACCTGACTCCCCGTCTCACAAGCCTATAATCCTCATCGACGTACGCGAGCCCGCCGAACTCAAAGGCTCGGGCATAATTCCCTCTGCAGTGTGCATCCCTCTCGCATCACAGGGAGATGCATTGTACCTCACGCCGGACGAGTTCGAGACCCGGTTCGGGTTCGCGAAGCCTGATCCTGCGGAGGGCGAGGGCGAGCCTGCGCAGATGGTCTTCTATTGCAAGGCTGGTGTGCGGGCCAAGGCAGCGGCGCAGATGGCTGTGCAAGCTGGATATGACCCTGCTAATATTGGGGTTTATATGGGTAGTTGGTTGGACTGGGAGAGGAATGGGGGAAGGGTTGAGAG CTGTTTATGGGGAAGAAG GATAtatggatcatctggtctgtTCCCATATCCTGCAGCAAATTTTTGA